The following coding sequences lie in one Aspergillus puulaauensis MK2 DNA, chromosome 3, nearly complete sequence genomic window:
- a CDS encoding serine hydrolase domain-containing protein (COG:V;~EggNog:ENOG410PWEW;~InterPro:IPR001466,IPR012338;~MEROPS:MER0006204;~PFAM:PF00144) produces the protein MALYNSDCRNPLEDLEKAFDTSLEDGTWPGVVVAATNKSGSFHYAKAFGNDDGTSDGRPLAMSSIMALASMSKLLTSIAALQLVEKRIVDLETDVSSLLPKLASQGVLCDWDAAGQPCIQPRKNPITLRSLLTHSSGAGYDMSNPNLARFTAYKGRNVNSGTTVDERFGYPLTFEPDTAWEYGTGIDWVGQLVERLTGQTLEAYMQRHIWEPLGIEKMSFWPARLSGGDRKVRISVRDEASGRFTALKQLFLTEGVTDCFGGQGIHASMEEFLKVIHSILSDDGKLLTSESIAMMFQSQLLPASRDSLQRHIKECDPQSSFIGIFDNNRLYDWGLGGMLAMENEPFGPQAKTLFWSGKPNLFWFIDRESDICGVLGTQFLPPGDRKVARMIEVFQTKIYEARCNF, from the exons ATGGCGTTGTACAACAGTGACTGTCGAAATCCCCTAGAGGACCTCGAAAAGGCGTTCGATACGTCCTTGGAGGATGGGACTTGGCCTGGCGTGGTGGTTGCAGCAACAAACAAAAGTGGAAGTTTCCACTACGCCAAAGCCTTCGGAAACGACGATGGTACGTCTGATGGGAGGCCGCTCGCCATGAGCTCCATCATGGCGCTTGCATCCATGAGCAAGCTCTTGACCTCGATTGCTGCGCTTCAGCTAGTCGAGAAACGGATTGTGGATCTAGAGACGGATGTGTCTTCCTTGCTACCAAAATTGGCCTCCCAAGGCGTATTGTGTGACTGGGATGCGGCAGGGCAACCGTGTATTCAACCGCGCAAGAATCCAATCACCCTCCGAAGCCTCCTCACACACAGTAGTGGAGCAGGATATGATATGAGCAATCCCAACCTTGCCCGCTTTACGGCTTACAAAGGGCGGAATGTCAATTCTGGTACTACTGTTGACGAGCGATTTGGCTACCCACTGACCTTTGAGCCGGACACTGCATGGGAGTATGGGACAGGGATTGACTGGGTTGGACAGCTAGTTGAGCGTTTGACAGGGCAAACCCTAGAAGCCTACATGCAGAGACATATTTGGGAGCCCCTTGGTATTGAGAAGATGAGTTTCTGGCCTGCAAGACTTAGCGGAGGAGACAGAAAGGTCAGGATTTCAGTTCGAGATGAGGCCTCAGGACGGTTCACGGCGCTTAAGCAGCTCTTTCTGACTGAAGGGGTTACGGACTGCTTTGGAGGACAAGGCATACACGCCTCAATGGAGGAGTTTCTAAAAGTCATTCATTCTATCCTATCTGATGATGGGAAACTTCTCACGAGCGAGTCGATTGCCATGATGTTTCAGTCCCAACTCTTGCCGGCTAGCCGAGATTCTCTCCAAAGACATATCAAAGAGTGCGACCCCCAGTCCTCGTTCATTGGTATATTTGACAACAACCGCTTGTATGACTGGGGATTGGGTGGCATGCTAGCAATGGAAAATGAACCATTTGGACCGCAAGCAAAGACGCTGTTTTGGAGTGGAAAACCGAATTTGTTCTGG TTTATTGATAGAGAGTCCGATATTTGTGGCGTCTTGGGGACCCAGTTTCTCCCGCCTGGTGATAGGAAGGTGGCAAGGATGATTGAGGTCTTCCAAACCAAGATTTACGAAGCAAGATGCAACTTTTAG
- a CDS encoding uncharacterized protein (COG:G;~EggNog:ENOG410Q1TP;~InterPro:IPR020846,IPR011701,IPR036259;~PFAM:PF07690,PF00083;~TransMembrane:9 (i57-74o94-114i126-144o150-172i184-204o216-234i290-314o326-346i367-384o);~go_function: GO:0022857 - transmembrane transporter activity [Evidence IEA];~go_process: GO:0055085 - transmembrane transport [Evidence IEA]), with translation MSLDDDREHGDKPTGQWSIGGGRPFPPALEDRELYHVCFDGPDDPLNPQNWPSTTKFLTSVLACSGTFIASLNSGMFPPGIDKASREFGVGREVITLGTTLFVLGFATGPMIWAPMSELLGRRLPLLIAIFGEGIFTIACAVAKDVQTLIICRFFAGVCGASQLTVVPGVLADLYNNTHRGVAIAVYALTVFGGPFVAPITGGFTASSYLGWRWTLYIPAFLSFATSLLSLFFLKETYAPCVLTAKASLLRKQSGNWGVHAQQEEAELDIGSLAEKYLTRPLRLLITEPVLLLISLYMSFIYGLVYALLVAYPYVFEHVYGMTPGVAGLTFVGLIVGILLGLAFILSQQRKYIEKLVHNNNIPVPEWRLFPTLIGAPIFTIGLFW, from the exons ATGTCGCTCGACGACGATCGGGAACATGGTGATAAACCAACTGGCCAGTGGTCAATTGGGGGAGGAAGACCATTTCCGCCGGCTCTGGAAGATAGAGAGCTTTATCACGTCTGCTTTGACGGCCCTGATGACCCCCTAAATCCTCAAAATTGGCCCTCAACCACAAA ATTTCTGACCTCTGTATTAGCTTGCTCTGGTACATTCATTGCGTCCTTGAACAGTGGCATGTTCCCTCCGGGAATTGACAAAGCGAGCCGTGAatttggggttgggagggaAGTGATTACTCTGGGTACGACACTCTTCGTTCTGGGCTTTGCGACGGGCCCGATGATCTGGGCGCCCATGTCCGAGCTCCTGGGCAGGAGACTGCCTTTATTAATTGCCATATTTGGAGAAGGGATATTCACCATTGCTTGTGCGGTTGCAAAGGACGTTCAGACTCTCATCATATGTCGATTCTTCGCTGGAGTATGCGGCGCCAGCCAACTGACCGTTGTGCCTGGTGTGCTTGCCGACCTTTATAACAACACACATCGAGGAGTCGCGATTGCTGTATACGCTCTGACAGTATTCGGGGGACCGTTCGTTGCGCCTATCACTGGTGGGTTTACGGCGTCGAGCTATCTTGGTTGGAGATGGACATTGTATATCCCagctttcctttccttcgcTACCAGCTTGCTCTCGCTATTCTTCTTAAAGGAGACATACGCCCCGTGTGTTCTCACCGCAAAGGCTTCTTTGCTTCGGAAACAATCAGGGAACTGGGGAGTTCATGCGCAACAAGAAGAGGCTGAGCTTGATATTGGCAGCCTAGCCGAAAAGTACTTAACCCGGCCGCTAAGACTCCTTATAACCGAGCCTGTCCTTCTTCTGATATCGCTTTATATGTCCTTCATCTATGGCTTGGTGTATGCCCTCCTAGTGGCATACCCCTACGTTTTTGAGCACGTATACGGTATGACACCAGGGGTTGCGGGCTTGACCTTTGTCGGCCTGATTGTTGGGATTCTCTTGGGCCTCGCCTTTATTCTCTCGCAACAGAGGAAGTATATCGAGAAGCTGGtacacaacaacaacatccccgtccccgAATGGCGTCTGTTTCCAACCCTGATTGGAGCTCCAATATTCACTATTGGCCTTTTCTGGTAG
- a CDS encoding tautomerase family protein (COG:S;~EggNog:ENOG410PXAK;~InterPro:IPR014347,IPR037479;~PFAM:PF14552,PF01361), with translation MPLVRIDVIRDAWSPSELKNLADTIQQVMQTHFNAPARDRYQVITQHEDYELICEDTNLGFTRTKKLVIIQILQQGRSAEQKAQAFKALAENLQDKCSVSGDDLIISCVQNTQEDWSFGMGVAQFMTGEL, from the exons ATGCCACTTGTTAGGATTGATGTCATTCGGGATGCGTGGTCACCCAGCGAACTCAAAAACCTGGCGGACACCATTCAGCAGGTGATGCAGACTCATTTTAATGCTCCTGCGCGAGACAGATACCAA GTCATTACCCAACACGAAGATTATGAGCTGATTTGTGAAGACACTAACCTGGGCTTCACTCGAACCAAGAAACTCGTAATCATTCAGATATTGCAACAAGGCCGGAGCGCAGAGCAAAAGGCGCAAGCCTTTAAAGCGTTGGCTGAGAATCTGCAGGATAAGTGTTCCGTGTCTGGTGATGATTTGATTATCAGTTGTGTTCAAAACACTCAGGAGGACTGGAGCTTTGGAATGGGTGTTGCACAGTTCATGACTGGAGAGCTGTGA